The proteins below are encoded in one region of Candidatus Amarolinea dominans:
- a CDS encoding FesM — MTHSRTPAQSSYLRQSAADLLRWPLLGRFLRWRHSRTTVQTVFLILSAVLIFDGLTGPSLAPKNLATVTSWIQYRGFLVLSLLVIGNLFCFACPFMLPRRLGKWLQNRFLAGGRPLPRALRSKWLALALLVFFFFAYERWDLWASPWLTAWLILAYFAVAFVVDTLFQGAAFCKYVCPVGQFNFFGSLVSPSEVKVRDAAVCVTCTTKDCIRGRPLADSTKVRVQSAERRVQSAEHRVQSAEYRVQSAEYKVQSAEYKVQSAEYKVQSAEYRVQSTEGDAGPMVAAASAGRRATEVATTSRTPIALFDHVQPGCELNLFQPVKVGNQDCTFCLDCVHACPHDNVGWLLRVPTAELWSEPWRSGVGRFSQRFDLAALLVVLTFGGFMNAFGMVRPVYGLIAWLARLPLLHSVTAVLILLYGMGLLLLPALLVSLAGLASRAWSRETANLRTVIAHFAPTLVPTGFGMWLAHYLFHFLTGGLTLIPAVQNMLWRWGWPVLGEPLWQLGPVVPPDFLFPLEVVLLYLGLTGSLVVGFQRAQARYADRRQALAAFLPWALLCLLLVAAGVWILAQPMEMRGTLRK; from the coding sequence ATGACACACTCGCGCACACCCGCCCAATCGTCCTATCTGCGGCAATCAGCGGCCGACCTGCTGCGCTGGCCGCTGTTGGGCCGCTTTCTGCGCTGGCGTCACAGCCGCACGACCGTGCAGACCGTTTTTCTGATCCTGAGCGCTGTGCTGATCTTCGACGGGCTGACCGGCCCCAGCCTGGCGCCCAAGAACCTGGCAACCGTGACCAGTTGGATCCAGTACCGCGGCTTCCTGGTGCTCAGCCTGCTCGTCATCGGCAACCTCTTCTGCTTTGCCTGCCCCTTCATGCTGCCGCGGCGCCTGGGCAAATGGCTGCAAAATCGCTTCCTGGCCGGCGGCCGGCCGCTGCCGCGTGCGCTGCGCAGCAAATGGCTGGCGCTGGCGCTGCTCGTCTTCTTCTTCTTTGCCTATGAGCGCTGGGACCTGTGGGCCAGCCCCTGGCTGACCGCCTGGCTGATTCTGGCCTACTTCGCGGTGGCCTTCGTGGTTGACACCCTGTTCCAGGGTGCGGCCTTCTGCAAATATGTTTGCCCGGTCGGCCAATTCAACTTCTTCGGCTCGCTTGTCAGCCCCAGCGAAGTCAAGGTGCGCGACGCGGCGGTCTGCGTCACGTGTACGACGAAGGACTGCATCCGGGGGAGGCCGTTGGCAGATAGTACAAAGGTCAGAGTGCAGAGTGCAGAGCGCAGAGTGCAGAGTGCAGAGCACAGAGTGCAAAGTGCAGAGTACAGAGTGCAAAGTGCAGAGTACAAAGTGCAAAGTGCAGAGTACAAAGTGCAAAGTGCAGAGTACAAAGTGCAAAGTGCAGAGTACAGAGTGCAAAGTACAGAGGGTGACGCGGGGCCGATGGTTGCGGCTGCAAGCGCGGGGCGGCGGGCGACTGAAGTCGCCACGACAAGCCGCACGCCGATTGCGCTGTTCGATCATGTACAGCCTGGCTGTGAGTTGAATCTGTTTCAGCCGGTCAAGGTGGGCAATCAGGATTGCACCTTCTGCCTGGATTGCGTGCATGCCTGCCCGCACGACAATGTCGGCTGGCTGCTGCGCGTGCCCACGGCCGAGCTGTGGTCTGAACCGTGGCGGTCGGGGGTGGGGCGTTTCAGTCAACGTTTCGACCTGGCGGCGCTGCTGGTGGTTTTGACGTTTGGCGGTTTCATGAACGCGTTCGGCATGGTGCGGCCGGTCTACGGGCTGATTGCCTGGCTGGCGCGCCTGCCCCTGCTGCACAGTGTGACGGCCGTCCTCATTTTGCTCTACGGTATGGGCCTGCTGCTGCTGCCGGCGCTGTTGGTTTCCCTGGCAGGACTTGCCAGCCGGGCCTGGAGTCGCGAAACCGCCAATCTACGCACGGTCATCGCACACTTCGCGCCGACCCTGGTGCCGACCGGGTTCGGCATGTGGCTGGCGCACTACCTGTTCCACTTCCTGACTGGCGGCCTGACCCTGATTCCGGCGGTGCAGAACATGCTCTGGCGTTGGGGCTGGCCTGTGCTCGGCGAGCCGCTGTGGCAGTTGGGGCCGGTGGTGCCGCCCGATTTCCTCTTCCCCCTGGAGGTTGTGCTGCTCTACCTGGGGCTAACCGGCTCGCTGGTGGTGGGCTTTCAGCGGGCACAGGCGCGCTACGCCGATCGGCGGCAGGCGCTGGCCGCGTTCCTGCCCTGGGCGTTGCTCTGCCTGCTGCTGGTCGCGGCCGGCGTCTGGATCCTGGCGCAGCCGATGGAGATGAGAGGGACGTTGAGGAAGTAG
- a CDS encoding C39 family peptidase has protein sequence MPNVLLPVPFFRQSRDGFCLPACAAMILAYWGQMTSEAEMSKLLQTKSSGLSSIAPLPVFSADSHWHNAQQRFPATNFTHDTQHNLSSSCYSWQESDACLSG, from the coding sequence ATGCCGAACGTCTTGTTGCCAGTACCCTTCTTTAGGCAGTCACGCGATGGTTTCTGTCTGCCTGCTTGCGCGGCCATGATACTGGCGTATTGGGGACAGATGACTTCCGAAGCCGAGATGAGCAAGCTGCTGCAGACCAAATCATCTGGACTGAGTTCGATCGCACCGCTGCCAGTATTTTCCGCTGACTCCCATTGGCACAATGCTCAACAGCGATTTCCTGCCACGAATTTCACGCACGACACGCAGCACAATTTGTCAAGTTCGTGCTATTCGTGGCAAGAATCGGATGCCTGCTTGTCCGGGTGA
- a CDS encoding AAA family ATPase has protein sequence MITTLEMINWRAYTSRKIVFDSGITFLMGPNGAGKTSILEAIIYALTGEPTTVKEPSKFMREPEQPALIRLSFTVGGKEFQIERTQLANKAGSAKLIDIQSGHVLASTHALVTKYVERLMGLSADFLQRIVYMSEGDVFRFMNQAPGRALSQQIRNVLGLTQMDQFVAAITQAEKAVDDRIAPIQELIAIVDKPGNDGADFASRLEALDARRDQLLQQLADLRLIQQHAAREQEEQQHLQRMRSWLTYISQTAQKRPPGLDFFMELTIPQISSYYEEVEGVAENDIGELLAHIDWVSGAIGAWENISSGLAHDLGEDLGKEATVPCPVCAKPITMNERSQIDHNVDVEVERLRGRKEELERQSDVLWQRVTELREDLKSVSDIYDALVHGRIRSISPDTTLEQLIPLFQEAKDAAESVVSVVDARLNAAKEALARLDNERAEYAEINGRLKALGFNTVAEARRALIDLEMRSLTLRASKAASSKVQATLRDADLQPIYAQVSKVWAAFSGKENWQVKLDEKGMPTLTSREGRTFDLSQFSGGEKTALLLMLHTIIAQHFSKSDFLLVDEPLEHLDPINRRSLVRFLIDASKRGSFKQALVATFEESLLRKYMSEEGVHIVHV, from the coding sequence ATGATCACAACGTTGGAAATGATCAATTGGCGTGCCTACACATCGCGCAAGATTGTGTTTGATTCCGGCATTACGTTCCTCATGGGTCCAAACGGCGCCGGGAAGACCTCGATTCTGGAAGCAATCATCTATGCGCTGACTGGGGAACCGACTACCGTGAAAGAGCCCAGTAAATTTATGCGCGAGCCCGAGCAGCCAGCCCTTATCCGCTTATCTTTCACAGTAGGCGGTAAGGAGTTTCAGATCGAGAGAACTCAGTTGGCCAATAAAGCTGGAAGCGCCAAGCTGATTGACATCCAATCTGGGCACGTCCTGGCCAGCACACACGCCCTAGTTACCAAGTACGTCGAGCGACTGATGGGACTTTCGGCCGATTTCTTGCAGCGAATTGTCTATATGTCCGAAGGTGATGTATTCCGCTTCATGAACCAGGCGCCTGGCCGGGCCTTGAGTCAGCAAATTCGCAACGTCCTTGGTCTGACCCAGATGGATCAGTTTGTGGCCGCCATAACGCAAGCGGAGAAGGCAGTAGACGATAGAATCGCACCCATTCAGGAGTTGATAGCGATCGTAGACAAGCCGGGAAATGATGGCGCGGATTTCGCTTCTCGCCTAGAAGCTCTGGATGCCCGACGCGACCAATTGTTGCAGCAATTGGCGGATCTGCGCTTGATACAGCAGCACGCCGCTCGTGAGCAGGAGGAGCAACAACACCTGCAACGGATGCGCTCGTGGCTGACGTATATCTCACAGACGGCCCAAAAACGCCCTCCCGGCTTAGATTTCTTTATGGAGCTCACAATACCTCAGATATCTTCCTATTATGAGGAGGTGGAGGGCGTTGCAGAAAATGACATCGGTGAGCTTCTAGCACATATTGACTGGGTGAGCGGCGCAATTGGCGCATGGGAGAATATAAGCTCTGGACTTGCGCACGATCTTGGCGAAGATCTTGGCAAAGAGGCAACGGTGCCTTGTCCGGTCTGTGCTAAACCGATCACAATGAACGAGCGATCACAGATTGATCATAATGTCGATGTAGAAGTCGAACGCTTGCGAGGCCGCAAGGAGGAACTGGAACGACAATCCGATGTGCTGTGGCAGAGAGTTACCGAGTTAAGAGAGGATCTCAAGAGTGTATCCGACATTTACGATGCACTTGTCCACGGTAGAATTCGGTCAATCTCCCCGGATACTACGCTGGAGCAGTTGATACCCTTGTTCCAGGAAGCCAAAGACGCAGCAGAATCCGTTGTATCGGTTGTGGACGCACGACTGAATGCAGCAAAAGAAGCACTGGCCCGCCTTGATAACGAACGAGCCGAGTATGCCGAAATAAACGGCAGATTAAAGGCACTTGGATTTAACACAGTCGCTGAAGCCAGACGAGCACTGATTGATCTGGAAATGCGGTCTCTCACGCTGCGCGCATCCAAGGCAGCCAGCTCGAAAGTGCAAGCAACTTTGCGCGATGCTGATTTGCAGCCCATCTATGCTCAAGTTTCCAAAGTATGGGCGGCATTTTCCGGCAAAGAGAACTGGCAGGTGAAATTGGACGAAAAAGGTATGCCAACACTCACCAGCCGTGAGGGTCGCACTTTTGATTTGAGCCAGTTCAGCGGTGGCGAAAAGACAGCCCTCCTCCTCATGTTGCACACGATCATTGCCCAACATTTCTCGAAGAGCGATTTCTTACTCGTTGACGAGCCGCTAGAACACCTGGACCCCATCAACCGACGATCCTTAGTTCGTTTCTTGATTGACGCATCCAAACGCGGCAGTTTCAAACAGGCGCTCGTTGCCACGTTTGAAGAGTCACTGCTGCGGAAATACATGTCCGAGGAAGGTGTGCATATCGTACACGTGTGA
- the cphA gene encoding cyanophycin synthetase, which yields MKIIERKVYRGPNYYSYRPVIRLTLDLEELEAYPTSELPGFTAALLALIPTLHEHGCSYGTPGGFVRRLEEGTWLGHVLEHVAIELQCLAGTPVTFGKTRGAGETGVYHVVYSFQQEEVGLDAGRLAERVLRSLLPADLPSTLPEAERAAFNFTLELEELAALTDRVALGPSTGSLVKAAEERNIPWIRLNEGSLVQFGHGRYQKRIQATVTSETRHIAVDIAQDKELTARLLDDMGIPVPRQRVVNEEGAAAEASHAIGFPVVVKPLDASHGRGVSLNLQNEAEVRLAFQKAQEHRSYVIIEKFIPGRDYRVLVVNGQMVAVAERVPGHVIGDGEHTVQELIDIVNRDPRRGVGHEKVLTRLLVDHQALRLLEQAGLTLASVLATGRVLYLRSTGNLSTGGTAIDRTDEICYENKEIAIRAAQVVGLDVAGIDFITPDIAHPISEVGGGIVEVNAAPGFRMHVAPSEGTPRDVAGPVMDMLFPLGAASRIPMAAITGTNGKTTTSRMVAHILKMSGYHVGLTTTDGIYIDGERYLSGDMTGPWSARVVLKHPLVDAAVLETARGGILREGLGYDKVDVGAVLNVAGDHLGLTGVETLEDLAAVKALVVEVVKDGGYAVLNADDPLTVAMAARCDGDPFYFTFDPHNPVVQEHVRKGGRAIVLEDGLNGKMLTLYERNQHIPLLWAHLIPATLEGLARFNVANALAAAAIARALGVKVENIRQGLRTFDSSHFQVPGRLNVYDQHPFRVIVDYGHNPPAVQAMADLVQALPRKGRAIGVVAAPGDRRDADIQAIGGIAGRTFDLLFCREDYSHRGRAPGEVAGLVHRAAAAAGLAEERIVEIWDETEAIAAALATAQTGDLLVIFADDVQAAWKQVIYWGQGRPESPAPTETPVFAETAQGAAFASATILGEAPAPASRVRSLHAADSSDRFRLPPVERSSADAAAGIRGVGHDD from the coding sequence ATGAAGATTATCGAACGCAAGGTCTACCGCGGACCGAACTACTACTCCTACCGGCCGGTCATCCGTCTGACACTCGACCTGGAAGAGCTGGAGGCTTACCCCACGAGCGAACTTCCCGGCTTCACGGCTGCGCTGCTGGCCCTGATCCCAACCCTGCACGAGCACGGCTGTTCCTACGGCACGCCCGGCGGCTTCGTGCGGCGCCTGGAGGAGGGGACCTGGCTGGGGCATGTGCTCGAACATGTCGCCATCGAGCTGCAGTGCCTGGCCGGCACGCCCGTCACCTTTGGCAAGACGCGCGGCGCGGGCGAAACCGGCGTCTACCACGTGGTCTACTCCTTCCAGCAGGAGGAGGTGGGCCTGGACGCGGGACGCCTGGCCGAGCGCGTGCTGCGCAGCCTGCTGCCGGCCGATCTGCCCAGCACCCTGCCGGAGGCGGAGCGCGCCGCGTTCAACTTCACCCTGGAGCTGGAAGAACTGGCGGCGCTGACCGATCGCGTCGCGCTGGGACCATCCACCGGCAGCCTGGTCAAAGCAGCCGAGGAGCGCAACATTCCCTGGATTCGCCTGAACGAGGGCAGCCTGGTGCAGTTCGGGCACGGCCGGTATCAGAAGCGCATCCAGGCCACAGTGACGAGTGAAACGCGGCACATTGCCGTGGACATTGCGCAGGACAAGGAGCTGACCGCACGCCTGCTCGACGATATGGGCATTCCGGTGCCGCGGCAGCGCGTGGTGAACGAGGAGGGCGCCGCCGCCGAAGCCAGCCACGCCATCGGCTTCCCGGTGGTGGTCAAGCCGCTGGACGCCAGCCACGGCCGCGGCGTCTCGCTCAATTTGCAGAACGAGGCTGAGGTGCGCCTGGCCTTCCAGAAAGCGCAGGAGCATCGCAGTTATGTCATCATCGAGAAGTTCATCCCCGGTCGCGACTATCGCGTGCTCGTCGTCAACGGCCAGATGGTGGCGGTGGCCGAACGCGTGCCCGGCCATGTGATCGGCGATGGCGAGCATACCGTACAGGAGCTGATTGACATCGTCAACCGCGACCCGCGCCGCGGTGTGGGCCATGAAAAGGTGCTGACCCGCCTCTTGGTTGACCATCAGGCCCTGCGCTTGCTGGAGCAGGCCGGCCTGACGCTGGCAAGTGTGCTGGCGACCGGCCGCGTGCTCTATCTGCGCTCCACCGGCAACCTGAGCACCGGCGGCACCGCGATTGATCGCACCGATGAGATCTGCTACGAGAACAAGGAAATTGCCATCCGCGCCGCGCAGGTGGTGGGGCTGGACGTGGCCGGCATTGACTTCATCACGCCGGACATTGCGCATCCGATCAGCGAAGTGGGCGGCGGCATCGTCGAGGTCAACGCGGCGCCGGGCTTTCGCATGCATGTGGCGCCCAGCGAAGGGACGCCGCGTGACGTGGCCGGGCCGGTGATGGACATGCTCTTCCCGCTTGGCGCGGCCAGCCGCATCCCCATGGCCGCCATCACCGGCACCAACGGCAAGACCACCACCTCCCGCATGGTCGCGCACATCCTGAAGATGTCGGGCTATCACGTGGGCTTGACCACCACCGACGGCATTTACATTGACGGCGAGCGTTATCTGTCCGGCGACATGACCGGGCCCTGGTCCGCGCGCGTGGTGCTCAAACACCCGCTGGTGGACGCCGCGGTGCTGGAAACCGCGCGCGGCGGCATCCTGCGCGAGGGCCTGGGCTATGACAAGGTGGATGTGGGCGCGGTCCTCAACGTCGCCGGCGATCATCTGGGCCTCACAGGCGTCGAAACCCTGGAAGACCTGGCGGCCGTCAAGGCGCTGGTGGTCGAGGTGGTCAAAGACGGCGGTTACGCGGTGCTCAACGCGGACGATCCGCTGACCGTGGCAATGGCCGCGCGCTGTGACGGCGATCCGTTCTACTTCACCTTCGATCCACACAACCCGGTGGTGCAGGAGCATGTGCGCAAGGGCGGGCGCGCCATTGTTTTGGAAGATGGCCTCAACGGCAAGATGCTGACCCTCTATGAGCGCAATCAGCACATCCCCCTGCTGTGGGCGCACCTGATCCCGGCCACGCTGGAGGGGCTGGCCCGTTTCAACGTGGCCAACGCGCTGGCGGCCGCGGCTATCGCGCGTGCGCTCGGCGTCAAGGTGGAGAACATCCGCCAGGGCCTGCGCACCTTCGACAGCAGTCACTTCCAGGTGCCGGGACGCCTGAATGTCTACGATCAGCATCCCTTCCGCGTGATCGTGGACTACGGGCACAACCCGCCGGCCGTGCAGGCCATGGCCGACCTGGTGCAGGCGCTGCCGCGTAAAGGCCGCGCGATTGGTGTGGTGGCCGCGCCGGGCGACCGCCGCGATGCGGATATTCAGGCCATTGGCGGGATTGCGGGGCGCACGTTCGATCTACTCTTCTGCCGGGAGGACTACAGTCACCGCGGCCGCGCGCCAGGCGAGGTGGCGGGCTTGGTTCACCGCGCCGCGGCCGCGGCCGGCCTGGCGGAGGAGCGGATCGTCGAGATTTGGGACGAGACGGAGGCCATCGCCGCGGCCCTGGCGACGGCGCAGACCGGGGATCTGCTCGTCATCTTTGCCGACGATGTGCAGGCCGCGTGGAAACAGGTGATCTACTGGGGCCAGGGCCGGCCCGAGTCGCCGGCGCCCACGGAGACGCCCGTTTTTGCTGAAACTGCGCAGGGCGCCGCCTTCGCCAGCGCCACCATCCTGGGTGAAGCGCCTGCGCCGGCCAGCCGCGTGCGGTCACTGCATGCGGCCGACAGCAGCGACCGCTTCCGCCTGCCGCCGGTGGAGCGCAGCAGCGCAGACGCAGCAGCCGGCATCCGCGGGGTGGGGCATGATGATTAG